The nucleotide window acacttCGAGCTGAAAGTCGACTATTGAGCGCACCAAATTctctgcagcacagataggccaatgTATTATGTAGCGTGatcaatgatggccaagcggggCATATCATAATGAAACATTTGAGTCAGTTAGAAAACCACTACTTTGGTGTGTTAGAACAGACTTGATTTAATCATTTTATGATTGTCTGTGCTATGGCAAGACCATTCTTGAAGCCTAAAGAAATGTCATGTTCCTCCactatcattttatttttatttttttatttttttataaattcaaCCAATGGGAAGATGTTATTAAAGTAATAGTTTGTTATTTTGGTGTATGAAGACATCTTGCGACACTTTAGCTTACGCCTCGTCAAAGTACAGTGGTCGAGATCATTCTGCTTCAGTTCAAAATCTACATTTTTTAACCTTAAATGTAATCTTGTCATACCACTTACTCAATATTCTCTGTTTTTATCCTGTTTGAGAAAATACTTGGGACTTgatctttttcttgtttattgtaaaaaaactacCCTGCTGGACATGAACCGGAGCAAATTTGAGGATTACCAACAGCTAATGACACTTATGTCCAAATTTAATTATAAATGCCTTCACTTACTTGTCACTTTGCTATTCCAGAGATACTCAGAGATACCCTTCAAAACTGTCTTATAATATTGATGACAAGTTCAGTAGATGCTGGAACAGTTGGTCAGACGTGTTGGTCAACGTCACTTGATGACTCTCAACTATGATTTcttataataaacaataatttaacatggtataaatatttaaacaaataagGTTGCACATCTGTCTCACAGATGTGAGACAGATGTGACAGTTCAGAGGTCATAGGTTTAAAGACAAGCTCCGTCCTTCCTGTGTACCATCTTCTACATACATAAACACTCTTCTGAATTCAGGACTTCACTTATGAGTGGTTATCTGGGTTACTGTTTCCTATTTATCATCTTTAACAAGTTTGACATCTTGTACTAACCTCAATGCATTTTCACCCTGAGTGCTGCTCAGTTCTTACACATGGGTCAATTTGTCACATGACTTCCTGATAATAGAAAGGCAATGAACTGTAGTGGTTCCATGTATGTACCCGAGTTGACTGCTGCAGCTTGTTGTAAAGAATGTAGGTCAATGCCTTTGAACAAAAAGCTGCAACATCAAAAGTATCCAGAGAGACTGGGGAGTTATTACATATTCTGCTGCAGTCTCAAGTGCGAATATACATCTCACGTCTCCCTCATGAATAGTGTGTTGACTGTATTATGCTTATTTTTAGGAGCAGAGCTCAAGAGCCGAGCTGGTTACCCACCTGTGGCCCCAAAGCCATCAGTTGTGCGCATGGCCACGGGCGGTGCTGGCCCTGAAGAGGTAGAGCAGGGAAGCCCGGTGGTGATGAAGAGGATGGTGCCCGTTCAAAGCTCCAGACCGCAGCCTGTTGTGACGCCCTCGATGACTCCGCAGGGTGAGGGCCCTATTCTGTTATGCACGCCCTAATTAACAGTCCTCAATTTGAACCAAAATCTATCTCCTGCATGTGTGTTTGTAGGTCAGGTGGGACGTGAAGGCGGTGCTTACTCTTCTGGTGCAGTCCCTTCAGAACAGAGAGCACCTCCTGCTGTACGAGAGGACAGAAGGCAGCCCGCCCCTTACAGTGCTCCTCCTGCCCGACATCAACCTCCCCCCGCAGGGGAGGATGAGGATGCCAATGACTATGATTCTGATGAAGCCAGTGAGTACATCACATGCGGCTTATTTTCAATGGGGAAATACTAACTGGTGTTCTTTTGGTTCACCAGGGAGAATTTTTTTGTCACTAATTTCAGATAAAGTCACTCACTTGATTAATTTCTTTCAAATTGCTGGCTCAGTTTTgaagtttagaaaaaaaacattaagcaCATGGTAATGGGAATTTACATTTTAGACTATGTGGGagctgtttaacacattcactgccagcccagcaaaaatgcattatttgacgtctttttccgtcaattgcagtcaatgagttaagatgagatgtaaccaaaattgacggatttttaagcaaaatttgccttaaaaaagaaaaagggaaaaaaggatgctgcaatataatcacaatatatattggcacattgtgtttaaaacattcactgccagcccagcaaaaatgcattatttgacgtctttttccatcaatggcagtcaatgagttaatttgggTCATTCTGCAAAGGAGCAGacataaaagtatttttctgGTAGCATCCATTTAGCAGGGTAGACTATGATGGCTGAAATAAGCACCACATGGTATCCAAGCAGGAAAAGCTATACAAAACAAATAGCTCAAAGGAAATTGTAAATGCCAAAGACCATACATATGTAACTAAACATGTCATGAAACTATTGCTTTAGAAGAGATTCATATTAGAAAGTTTGATGTGATTATTCTCCATAAGGGTAGGACGAAGCTTTCGCTCAAACTTCCATTCAAAATCAAATTAATACTCTTACCTTAAAGGaacagttcggattttttaacatgattctcaatttcatcctcacctccagtgtgtgcgatcagcactgacttacccctgacagcgttctgtgacgtGAGttccggtgttggtcgagaggacagtAGTCCGCCAAGTTGACTtgtgtcacggaaataaagcgtttttcttctaaaaacaattcgcgcagtgatacaaacgaacagaaaaatagggcTCGGCGGTAACGGcggctgacttttttcagaaggGAGTTTAGTGACGCAAATGTATCACTATTTTgaacactaattgtttttagaagataaACGCTTTATTTTCGTGACCCAAGTCAACTTCCCGAACTactgtcctctcgaccaacaccggaccagaactcgtgtcacagaatgctgtcaggggtaagtaggtgctgatcgcacacactggaggtgaggataaaatagagattcatgtcaaaaaatccgaactgttCCTTtgaaggcacggtcttccgttttcactcagaaaaatgCACTGTATAAATACACGATTTAtagccatgaactccttctcaatctacacctctcggcttctgttaatgtgtgggtGGTgagtttttcctaaacccccatcctcccagcctgtattttgccattttgtgtttgttttgtcaacagtgggacgtttctgtggacagacagttttttgatttttttactcactcactcactcactcactcactcagtgagtgaaaaaaaatcagtgtgtgctgtcaagttgccacgggagtgacgtcttgcagctgacaaattcgcccggccccgtctgcgacacgccccccgccaccccccgctctgcaattggctggaggtgtaaacaactgtctgtccacagaaatgtcccgctgttgacaaaacaaacacaaaatggcaaaatacaggctgggtttaggaaaaaatcaccaccacacattaacagaagcccagaggtgtagattgagaaggagttcatgcctataaatcctgtatttatatactgcattttcctgagtgaaaatggaagaccgtgcctttaattatttataaaaCCCACTCCCTGTCTGTATTCCCTTATCAATCAATCAGTTGATAAATTGATAGTTTTGTCTTATCCCAGAAGGGCTATTGATTCTGCAACAGAGGCCACAAAAACATTTAGAATACAGAAAATGTATGTGCTGTAATTACAAACCTGGCACCAAACGATAAAACAAACTATGAATTGTGCTGACTTCTCTTGGTCTCTTTCAGCCACTCTGGGATCTCTGGAGTTCAGTCTGATGTATGACCAGGAAAGCAACAGCCTTCACTGTAGCATCCTCAAGGCAAAGGTACGGACAATTCTACCTATATTTAAGGCCGTTGTGTTAATAAGGAATTAAACAGACTTGCTTACAATGCGATCAAATTAAAATGCAAACCATTAAGTTTGTCATTTGACtaactactaataaatgtaaaaatgaagcTCAGAAAAAACAGATGCTGTTGTCTTATGTGTTTGTGAGAGAGTTATAAATTACAGAAATATATTTTAGCACTGTAATATTCGAAATATTAACTCAATTTATTTGAACGCAACATATCTCCTCAAGTTCTTTATAAACATTCTTTGCATTTGATTTTGACATAATTTCTCCTTTTCATCCCCAGGGCTTGAAACCCATGGATTCAAATGGACTGGCAGATCCGTATGTCAAGCTTCATCTGCTGCCAGGGGCTAGCAaggttgaatttaaaaaacaaaaacacacacacacatttcttaaAAACTATGCACAGTATTGTATGTCAATCCAAATGAGGAAAGAAAATTAAGGGAGTGACTGAGTTTCTGGCAAAGTTTCTGGTCAGCTCAAGCCTGACTCCTTGTGGTTAGGAAGAaacaaaatcattaaaaatatgtaGTCATGAATATGGCTGCTGTTGCCAATATAGGCACGTCATAGATGAGCCAAACATGAGCTCTTGCACCCTTTATGTGTCCTGCTCTGattttaataatacatttatttatgttctcTTCATTAACAGTCAACAAAGCTGCGCACAAAAACCTTGAGGAACACTCGCAACCCTGCGTGGAATGAGACACTCACCTATCACGGCCTAACGGATGATGACATGCAGCGCAAGACGCTCAGGTGGGTACAGCAAGTAGTCCCACTCGGATTAACTGAACTCATATTGCGCAGCCAGTCTGTTCTCGATGGCGTCCTCATGTGCTGTCCTGGCACTGGCTTTGCACAGGTTGTCTGTCTGTGATGAGGACAAGTTTGGCCACAATGAGTTCATTGGGGAGACCCGAGTGGCGCTGAAGAAACTGAAGCTGAATCAGAAGAGAAATTTCAACGTGTGTCTGGAGAGAGTTGTTCCGGTGAGTGACGATGACTTACTTTCTCTCCCCTTCTGAATTCCGAACTGAACCACTGATGTGATGTCTTCCTCACAGACAAAGAGAACAGCCACAGCCGGTGGTACTCGAGGCATTGCGCTCTATGAAGATGAGGTGTCCCTCTGTTTCATTCCCCCAACAGTTTTCTTATAAAGCCGATTATTTATGTGCACTTTTCCTCTTGCTTTTTTGTTCTAGTCTGGAAAAGATGGCGGAGAGGTAGAGGAACGTGGTCGCGTTCTTATCTCCCTCATGTACAACACCCAGCTGAACCGCCTCCTTGTGGGCGTGGTACGCTGTGTTCATTTGGCTGCCATGGATGCTAATGGATATTCTGACCCCTATGTCAAAATGTAAGTGAAAGAGTATAacatgccaaaaaaatcgattctcatttagtatgattcagaatcaattttaaatgtgcccaaatcgattttatttaaattattttatactgtcttgctgttgtttgtgtgtgcctttaTTGGGAgtgctgttcatgttgtacacgatttggccacttaggggcagtgtggttccgcgcTTTCTGATACACTGCTAAGTTGTAGCCACAATAGGGAGTAGAAGAAAAACGTCACGA belongs to Festucalex cinctus isolate MCC-2025b chromosome 5, RoL_Fcin_1.0, whole genome shotgun sequence and includes:
- the LOC144019515 gene encoding rabphilin-3A-like isoform X1; amino-acid sequence: MTDTVMSSSSDRWVPNDRQSTMHASDKEQSNWTMQPGPGPGSAPELTDEEKEIINGVIARAEKMEAMEQERIGRLINRLDDMKKTVCGDGLSRCVLCGEQLGTPEVSSVVCEDCKKNMCTKCGTQCSSRPRAVWLCKICREQREVWKRSGAWFFKGFPKQFLPAPMPLSKPKDQRAQEATSKPREGATQNQQPGQSQPPATDNQVSGAELKSRAGYPPVAPKPSVVRMATGGAGPEEVEQGSPVVMKRMVPVQSSRPQPVVTPSMTPQGQVGREGGAYSSGAVPSEQRAPPAVREDRRQPAPYSAPPARHQPPPAGEDEDANDYDSDEATTLGSLEFSLMYDQESNSLHCSILKAKGLKPMDSNGLADPYVKLHLLPGASKSTKLRTKTLRNTRNPAWNETLTYHGLTDDDMQRKTLRLSVCDEDKFGHNEFIGETRVALKKLKLNQKRNFNVCLERVVPTKRTATAGGTRGIALYEDESGKDGGEVEERGRVLISLMYNTQLNRLLVGVVRCVHLAAMDANGYSDPYVKIVLKPDMGKKGKCKTQIKKRTLNPEFNEEFSFDIKHSELAKKTLDVSVWDYDIGKSNDYIGGCQLGITAKGERLKHWYECLKNKDKRIERWHTLLNENHTASD
- the LOC144019515 gene encoding rabphilin-3A-like isoform X3; translation: MTDTVMSSSSDRWVPNDRQSTMHASDKEQSNWTMQPGPGPGSAPELTDEEKEIINGVIARAEKMEAMEQERIGRLINRLDDMKKTVCGDGLSRCVLCGEQLGTPEVSSVVCEDCKKNMCTKCGTQCSSRPRAVWLCKICREQREVWKRSGAWFFKGFPKQFLPAPMPLSKPKDQRAQEATSKPREGATQNQQPGAELKSRAGYPPVAPKPSVVRMATGGAGPEEVEQGSPVVMKRMVPVQSSRPQPVVTPSMTPQGQVGREGGAYSSGAVPSEQRAPPAVREDRRQPAPYSAPPARHQPPPAGEDEDANDYDSDEATTLGSLEFSLMYDQESNSLHCSILKAKGLKPMDSNGLADPYVKLHLLPGASKSTKLRTKTLRNTRNPAWNETLTYHGLTDDDMQRKTLRLSVCDEDKFGHNEFIGETRVALKKLKLNQKRNFNVCLERVVPTKRTATAGGTRGIALYEDESGKDGGEVEERGRVLISLMYNTQLNRLLVGVVRCVHLAAMDANGYSDPYVKIVLKPDMGKKGKCKTQIKKRTLNPEFNEEFSFDIKHSELAKKTLDVSVWDYDIGKSNDYIGGCQLGITAKGERLKHWYECLKNKDKRIERWHTLLNENHTASD
- the LOC144019515 gene encoding rabphilin-3A-like isoform X2; this encodes MTDTVMSSSSDRWVPNDRQSTMHARSNWTMQPGPGPGSAPELTDEEKEIINGVIARAEKMEAMEQERIGRLINRLDDMKKTVCGDGLSRCVLCGEQLGTPEVSSVVCEDCKKNMCTKCGTQCSSRPRAVWLCKICREQREVWKRSGAWFFKGFPKQFLPAPMPLSKPKDQRAQEATSKPREGATQNQQPGQSQPPATDNQVSGAELKSRAGYPPVAPKPSVVRMATGGAGPEEVEQGSPVVMKRMVPVQSSRPQPVVTPSMTPQGQVGREGGAYSSGAVPSEQRAPPAVREDRRQPAPYSAPPARHQPPPAGEDEDANDYDSDEATTLGSLEFSLMYDQESNSLHCSILKAKGLKPMDSNGLADPYVKLHLLPGASKSTKLRTKTLRNTRNPAWNETLTYHGLTDDDMQRKTLRLSVCDEDKFGHNEFIGETRVALKKLKLNQKRNFNVCLERVVPTKRTATAGGTRGIALYEDESGKDGGEVEERGRVLISLMYNTQLNRLLVGVVRCVHLAAMDANGYSDPYVKIVLKPDMGKKGKCKTQIKKRTLNPEFNEEFSFDIKHSELAKKTLDVSVWDYDIGKSNDYIGGCQLGITAKGERLKHWYECLKNKDKRIERWHTLLNENHTASD